From a region of the Myxococcus stipitatus genome:
- a CDS encoding glutaminyl-peptide cyclotransferase, with product MRFGISSSWLVACGLALSCGTTRQRPTKPPAPEATTSGAPVRKVARIVREYPHSPESFTQGLVFHQGRLFESTGHQGTLRELSLTRAEPVWMESLGGMFAQGLASDGERLYQLTWTEGTLFTWRGLPPVRESTTRYSGDGWGLCYWQGRLVRSDGSPTLTFHTTRGFQPVGSITVTLAGQPLDQLNELECAHGVIYANVWFTDDVVEIDPTTGKVIAVIDASALRRAVASRLHNPEAVLNGIAVEPATGRMFLTGKLWPALFEVRLDVVE from the coding sequence ATGCGCTTCGGTATCTCCTCGAGTTGGCTGGTGGCCTGCGGACTGGCGTTGAGCTGCGGCACCACGCGCCAGCGTCCCACGAAGCCTCCGGCGCCCGAGGCCACCACGAGCGGCGCGCCGGTACGCAAGGTCGCGCGCATCGTCCGGGAATACCCCCACTCCCCCGAGTCCTTCACCCAGGGGCTCGTGTTCCATCAGGGCCGGCTGTTCGAGAGCACGGGGCACCAGGGCACGTTGCGCGAGCTGTCACTGACTCGCGCCGAGCCCGTCTGGATGGAGTCCCTGGGCGGGATGTTCGCGCAGGGGCTCGCCAGCGACGGAGAGCGGCTCTATCAACTCACCTGGACGGAGGGCACCCTCTTCACGTGGCGCGGGCTCCCGCCCGTGCGGGAGTCCACCACGCGCTACTCGGGCGACGGCTGGGGCCTGTGCTACTGGCAGGGCAGGCTGGTGCGCAGTGACGGCAGCCCCACGCTGACGTTCCACACGACCAGGGGATTCCAGCCCGTGGGCTCGATCACGGTGACGCTCGCGGGCCAGCCGCTGGACCAGCTCAACGAGTTGGAGTGCGCCCACGGCGTCATCTACGCCAACGTCTGGTTCACCGATGACGTGGTGGAGATCGACCCGACCACCGGCAAGGTCATCGCGGTCATCGACGCCTCCGCGTTGCGGCGAGCGGTGGCCTCCCGCCTCCACAACCCCGAGGCCGTGCTCAATGGCATCGCCGTGGAGCCAGCCACCGGGCGCATGTTCCTGACTGGCAAGCTGTGGCCCGCGCTCTTCGAGGTGCGGCTGGACGTCGTCGAATGA